Proteins from a single region of Choloepus didactylus isolate mChoDid1 chromosome 10, mChoDid1.pri, whole genome shotgun sequence:
- the FAM205A gene encoding protein FAM205A isoform X2, with protein MQELLSLMKSQGWLPQEGSVRRILCADPCCRVCNAVACEIQQLLESKNISSGASQVSSGLEMSMSSGSFENSMEQPSQQSRELSLASLTSTLSQLTDQESLTQTAAQSLSILSIQDYLAKHLNLGQGLPPSDVPRGIESVTSSRLEEPKVAVNHQKVKGNSETVQGNQGQQPLKSQVPLLPLNPELTNMTHPMALHMATVLPAHLPFLSPEVLRLLELHVRKWMHFQKWGLPRRVEESLRQLMPDPPLFHQPGNNHPVSFILNDISKASVEKLGTISHQTWGSCMTGQPIQAFWVSEWSITDPEQRHHRQQTSNSMALALPSPALKVLKGMCPLPQGHADDSGGHLQQKHSQLFCGHPSLHSESLVATFLGSQGLSTNRNMSRPPLHVPFLFNELSFLPLLPKTPPHSPPPSTPPPSRWASAPDHQQAQVSVPFLTLAECEALEWHLLQRQLQLQWGLPAVFQRTQYAHRAEHCDTDYCDTAQSPEAIDPPWPGKNISVLTRELLFFPDHARRLLEFHLQKQLIHHHWGLPQKIQQSIQLLLSHTDQQALPWDSTALATVGVSQPAAPEANASTDLFSPNTAPVWYPTPYLLTKAKTILQSHIDSKCRQILQGTVPALVASSWDYRIPGGLAVAPLPCIPESKPGELQAATDPDLPGDAIPWMPTALDCQQQASPDIITEHPKLPRALSEVAIEKLETTLRHKYLAFLSGLPTLYYVALSRAMIPAIASQCTITEMVPEPVMCPTEPQTQTISCEDQRIGPEPDFEDPNETCAEFQTEVQEEGAMEIVPPECQEDPVSSYSLKTAILTKLNFHLRKKALEIQLGIPIKARESREQTVAVPEKISTKEPLEESLNSQGKTLLQELPIPPDAPYAPDPQLSHLKERLAIELKAVRQSQKQASSREIPHGSAHWNSKISQPSGDRTEAQVLCVQMEARVNSPSLEKAWSPEPHSPGKSKDSDQICTLTVKREDPGKPKTAGGHGEGDAGFGLYTTGEKRHPAEDQRPAGTLLNRTHRGPRRWSHSLPRAVPDQHSPQHHPQLKLPEQPPGVPGEKASEKNDLQDNQIKLGVISKAARIPETAQCTVPQASQTQPFLDQLIQGKPLHGQILQGPVTVAHAHKSPSLPESGLRNKMKRFLHCINPKAKGKGHEESILSAAEKVAKTRKKNVEKISATTKDPVVRAKSKKTAGDPNSQSPRTELQVGLALDGPQSRDNQLWHCSRQVCSASGLSQSRHCPRHFPRVACASQSGNLP; from the exons ATGCAGGAGCTTCTCTCTCTCATGAAAAG CCAGGGCTGGCTTCCTCAGGAGGGAAGTGTGCGGCGGATCCTTTGTGCAGACCCCTGCTGCCGCGTCTGCAATGCTGTGGCTTGTGAGATTCAGCAACTTCTGGAGAGCAAGAACATTTCATCGGGGGCATCACAGGTCTCTTCTGGCCTAGAAATGTCCATGTCTAGTGGCTCTTTTGAGAACAGTATGGAGCAGCCTTCCCAGCAGTCTAGAGAGCTTTCACTGGCATCCCTAACCTCCACACTGTCACAATTAACAGATCAGGAATCCTTAACCCAGACAGCTGCCCAGTCACTCAGTATCCTCAGCATCCAAGATTACTTGGCTAAACACTTGAATCTAGGACAGGGACTTCCACCATCAGATGTGCCCAGAGGCATAGAGTCTGTGACTTCTTCAAGGCTTGAGGAACCTAAGGTTGCAGTGAACCACCAGAAGGTGAAGGGAAACTCTGAGACTGTCCAGGGGAACCAAGGCCAGCAACCTCTAAAATCCCAAGTTCCTTTGCTGCCCCTGAACCCAGAGCTCACTAACATGACACATCCTATGGCTTTGCATATGGCCACTGTCCTCCCTGCCCACCTGCCTTTCCTCAGTCCTGAAGTCCTGAGGCTTCTTGAGTTACATGTCAGAAAATGGATGCATTTCCAGAAATGGGGGCTCCCCAGACGTGTGGAGGAGTCCCTGAGGCAGCTTATGCCAGACCCACCACTGTTTCACCAGCCTGGAAATAACCACCCAGTTTCTTTCATCCTGAATGATATTTCTAAGGCCTCTGTTGAAAAACTTGGGACCATTTCCCACCAGACCTGGGGTTCATGTATGACCGGCCAGCCCATCCAGGCCTTCTGGGTTTCTGAATGGTCCATTACAGACCCAGAACAAAGACACCACCGACAGCAAACCTCAAACTCTATGGCTCTGGCCTTGCCCTCTCCAGCCCTTAAAGTCCTAAAGGGCATGTGTCCACTGCCTCAGGGACACGCTGATGACTCAGGGGGTCATCTGCAGCAGAAACACAGCCAGTTATTCTGTGGCCACCCTTCTCTGCACAGTGAGTCCTTGGTTGCCACCTTCTTGGGTTCTCAAGGCCTCTCCACGAACAGGAATATGTCCAGGCCCCCCTTGcatgttccttttcttttcaatgaGCTCTCCTTCCTGCCGCTGCTGCCAAAAACTCCACCCCACTCACCCCCTCCTTCTACCCCACCTCCCTCACGTTGGGCCTCTGCACCTGATCATCAACAAGCCCAGGTGAGTGTCCCATTTCTGACTCTGGCTGAGTGTGAAGCCTTGGAGTGGCACCTGCTGCAGAGACAGCTCCAACTTCAGTGGGGTTTGCCAGCTGTTTTCCAGAGAACTCAGTATGCCCACCGTGCTGAGCACTGTGACACAGACTACTGTGACACAGCCCAGTCTCCTGAGGCCATAGACCCTCCCTGGCCAGGGAAAAACATCTCAGTCCTCACAAGAGAACTCCTCTTCTTCCCAGACCATGCCAGGAGGCTGCTGGAATTCCACCTCCAGAAGCAATTGATCCACCATCACTGGGGCCTGCCCCAGAAGATCCAGCAGTCCATTCAGTTGCTCCTGTCCCACACTGACCAGCAGGCCCTGCCCTGGGACAGCACCGCCCTGGCCACTGTTGGTGTCTCCCAGCCTGCAGCCCCAGAGGCCAATGCGTCTACTGATCTTTTCTCACCCAACACAGCCCCAGTGTGGTACCCCACGCCATACTTGCTCACCAAAGCCAAGACAATATTGCAGAGCCACATCGACTCCAAATGTAGGCAGATCCTCCAGGGCACTGTCCCTGCCCTTGTGGCTAGCTCCTGGGACTATAGAATTCCTGGGGGCCTGGCAGTGGCTCCCTTACCCTGCATTCCAGAAAGCAAGCCTGGGGAGCTGCAGGCAGCAACTGATCCTGACCTACCTGGGGACGCTATTCCCTGGATGCCAACAGCCCTTGATTGCCAGCAACAGGCCTCACCAGATATCATCACTGAACACCCCAAGCTGCCCCGAGCCCTGTCCGAGGTAGCCATTGAGAAACTAGAGACGACTTTACGGCACAAATATTTGGCCTTCTTGTCAGGGCTGCCTACTCTTTATTATGTGGCTCTCTCCAGGGCCATGATCCCAGCAATCGCTAGTCAATGTACAATCACAGAGATGGTACCTGAGCCTGTCATGTGCCCAACAGAGCCTCAGACTCAGACAATCTCGTGTGAAGACCAGCGTATAGGTCCTGAGCCAGACTTTGAAGATCCCAATGAGACTTGTGCAGAGTTCCAGACTGAAGTGCAGGAGGAAGGTGCAATGGAGATAGTGCCTCCAGAGTGCCAGGAAGATCCTGTTAGCTCCTACTCGCTCAAGACAGCCATCTTGACCAAACTAAATTTCCATCTGAGAAAAAAGGCCCTGGAGATACAATTGGGAATTCCCATAAAGGCAAGGGAGTCCAGGGAACAAACTGTAGCAGTCCCAGAGAAGATATCCACAAAGGAGCCTCTTGAAGAGAGTCTGAACAGCCAAGGGAAAACATTGCTCCAGGAACTCCCCATCCCACCAGACGCTCCATATGCCCCAGACCCACAATTGTCCCACCTGAAAGAAAGGCTGGCCATTGAGCTAAAGGCTGTGCGGCAGAGCCAAAAGCAAGCTAGTTCCAGAGAAATACCCCATGGTTCTGCCCACTGGAACTCCAAGATCTCACAGCCCAGTGGGGACAGGACAGAGGCCCAGGTGCTTTGTGTTCAGATGGAAGCCAGAGTGAACAGCCCCAGCCTGGAGAAAGCATGGAGCCCTGAACCCCACAGCCCTGGCAAGAGCAAGGACTCAGACCAAATTTGCACGTTGACAGTGAAGAGAGAAGATCCAGGGAAACCCAAAACAGCAGGGGGCCATGGAGAAGGGGATGCAGGGTTTGGGCTCTACACAACTGGAGAAAAAAGACACCCTGCTGAAGACCAGAGGCCAGCAGGGACGCTTCTGAACAGGACACACCGAGGACCCCGGCGATGGAGCCATAGCTTACCTCGTGCTGTTCCCGATCAGCACAGCCCCCAGCATCACCCTCAGTTGAAGCTCCCAGAGCAACCTCCAGGAGtccctggggagaaagcatctgAAAAGAATGACCTGCAAGACAATCAAATCAAGCTAGGTGTCATCAGCAAAGCAGCAAGGATTCCTGAGACTGCCCAGTGTACGGTGCCCCAGGCTTCACAGACCCAGCCTTTCCTGGACCAGCTAATTCAGGGGAAGCCTCTGCATGGTCAGATTTTGCAGGGGCCAGTGACGGTAGCCCATGCTCACAAGAGCCCCAGCCTTCCAGAATCTGGCTTGAGAAATAAGATGAAACGCTTTCTGCACTGTATTAACCCCAAGGCGAAAGGCAAAGGGCACGAGGAGTCCATTCTTTCTGCAGCTGAGAAAGTagccaaaaccaggaaaaaaaatgttgaaaagatCTCAGCCACTACCAAAGACCCTGTGGTACGAGCTAAGTCCAAGAAGACAGCAGGGGACCCCAACTCCCAGTCTCCACGTACTGAGCTACAGGTGGGCCTGGCCTTGGATGGCCCTCAATCTCGAGACAATCAGCTCTGGCACTGCTCCCGTCAGGTCTGCTCTGCCTCAGGCCTGAGCCAATCCCGCCACTGCCCTCGGCACTTTCCTCGAGTGGCTTGTGCCTCCCAATCAGGTAATCTACCATAG
- the FAM205A gene encoding protein FAM205A isoform X1 yields MFILLEFVNFLGLWFVWITSTELYSGSLILSSAVSRLLMSLTKRHQKVRKGAKDGAPGDRSASQKVAEKMQELLSLMKSQGWLPQEGSVRRILCADPCCRVCNAVACEIQQLLESKNISSGASQVSSGLEMSMSSGSFENSMEQPSQQSRELSLASLTSTLSQLTDQESLTQTAAQSLSILSIQDYLAKHLNLGQGLPPSDVPRGIESVTSSRLEEPKVAVNHQKVKGNSETVQGNQGQQPLKSQVPLLPLNPELTNMTHPMALHMATVLPAHLPFLSPEVLRLLELHVRKWMHFQKWGLPRRVEESLRQLMPDPPLFHQPGNNHPVSFILNDISKASVEKLGTISHQTWGSCMTGQPIQAFWVSEWSITDPEQRHHRQQTSNSMALALPSPALKVLKGMCPLPQGHADDSGGHLQQKHSQLFCGHPSLHSESLVATFLGSQGLSTNRNMSRPPLHVPFLFNELSFLPLLPKTPPHSPPPSTPPPSRWASAPDHQQAQVSVPFLTLAECEALEWHLLQRQLQLQWGLPAVFQRTQYAHRAEHCDTDYCDTAQSPEAIDPPWPGKNISVLTRELLFFPDHARRLLEFHLQKQLIHHHWGLPQKIQQSIQLLLSHTDQQALPWDSTALATVGVSQPAAPEANASTDLFSPNTAPVWYPTPYLLTKAKTILQSHIDSKCRQILQGTVPALVASSWDYRIPGGLAVAPLPCIPESKPGELQAATDPDLPGDAIPWMPTALDCQQQASPDIITEHPKLPRALSEVAIEKLETTLRHKYLAFLSGLPTLYYVALSRAMIPAIASQCTITEMVPEPVMCPTEPQTQTISCEDQRIGPEPDFEDPNETCAEFQTEVQEEGAMEIVPPECQEDPVSSYSLKTAILTKLNFHLRKKALEIQLGIPIKARESREQTVAVPEKISTKEPLEESLNSQGKTLLQELPIPPDAPYAPDPQLSHLKERLAIELKAVRQSQKQASSREIPHGSAHWNSKISQPSGDRTEAQVLCVQMEARVNSPSLEKAWSPEPHSPGKSKDSDQICTLTVKREDPGKPKTAGGHGEGDAGFGLYTTGEKRHPAEDQRPAGTLLNRTHRGPRRWSHSLPRAVPDQHSPQHHPQLKLPEQPPGVPGEKASEKNDLQDNQIKLGVISKAARIPETAQCTVPQASQTQPFLDQLIQGKPLHGQILQGPVTVAHAHKSPSLPESGLRNKMKRFLHCINPKAKGKGHEESILSAAEKVAKTRKKNVEKISATTKDPVVRAKSKKTAGDPNSQSPRTELQVGLALDGPQSRDNQLWHCSRQVCSASGLSQSRHCPRHFPRVACASQSGNLP; encoded by the exons cGTCATCAAAAAGTCAGAAAAGGGGCTAAAGATGGAGCACCAGGAG ATAGGAGCGCTTCCCAGAAGGTAGCTGAGAAGATGCAGGAGCTTCTCTCTCTCATGAAAAG CCAGGGCTGGCTTCCTCAGGAGGGAAGTGTGCGGCGGATCCTTTGTGCAGACCCCTGCTGCCGCGTCTGCAATGCTGTGGCTTGTGAGATTCAGCAACTTCTGGAGAGCAAGAACATTTCATCGGGGGCATCACAGGTCTCTTCTGGCCTAGAAATGTCCATGTCTAGTGGCTCTTTTGAGAACAGTATGGAGCAGCCTTCCCAGCAGTCTAGAGAGCTTTCACTGGCATCCCTAACCTCCACACTGTCACAATTAACAGATCAGGAATCCTTAACCCAGACAGCTGCCCAGTCACTCAGTATCCTCAGCATCCAAGATTACTTGGCTAAACACTTGAATCTAGGACAGGGACTTCCACCATCAGATGTGCCCAGAGGCATAGAGTCTGTGACTTCTTCAAGGCTTGAGGAACCTAAGGTTGCAGTGAACCACCAGAAGGTGAAGGGAAACTCTGAGACTGTCCAGGGGAACCAAGGCCAGCAACCTCTAAAATCCCAAGTTCCTTTGCTGCCCCTGAACCCAGAGCTCACTAACATGACACATCCTATGGCTTTGCATATGGCCACTGTCCTCCCTGCCCACCTGCCTTTCCTCAGTCCTGAAGTCCTGAGGCTTCTTGAGTTACATGTCAGAAAATGGATGCATTTCCAGAAATGGGGGCTCCCCAGACGTGTGGAGGAGTCCCTGAGGCAGCTTATGCCAGACCCACCACTGTTTCACCAGCCTGGAAATAACCACCCAGTTTCTTTCATCCTGAATGATATTTCTAAGGCCTCTGTTGAAAAACTTGGGACCATTTCCCACCAGACCTGGGGTTCATGTATGACCGGCCAGCCCATCCAGGCCTTCTGGGTTTCTGAATGGTCCATTACAGACCCAGAACAAAGACACCACCGACAGCAAACCTCAAACTCTATGGCTCTGGCCTTGCCCTCTCCAGCCCTTAAAGTCCTAAAGGGCATGTGTCCACTGCCTCAGGGACACGCTGATGACTCAGGGGGTCATCTGCAGCAGAAACACAGCCAGTTATTCTGTGGCCACCCTTCTCTGCACAGTGAGTCCTTGGTTGCCACCTTCTTGGGTTCTCAAGGCCTCTCCACGAACAGGAATATGTCCAGGCCCCCCTTGcatgttccttttcttttcaatgaGCTCTCCTTCCTGCCGCTGCTGCCAAAAACTCCACCCCACTCACCCCCTCCTTCTACCCCACCTCCCTCACGTTGGGCCTCTGCACCTGATCATCAACAAGCCCAGGTGAGTGTCCCATTTCTGACTCTGGCTGAGTGTGAAGCCTTGGAGTGGCACCTGCTGCAGAGACAGCTCCAACTTCAGTGGGGTTTGCCAGCTGTTTTCCAGAGAACTCAGTATGCCCACCGTGCTGAGCACTGTGACACAGACTACTGTGACACAGCCCAGTCTCCTGAGGCCATAGACCCTCCCTGGCCAGGGAAAAACATCTCAGTCCTCACAAGAGAACTCCTCTTCTTCCCAGACCATGCCAGGAGGCTGCTGGAATTCCACCTCCAGAAGCAATTGATCCACCATCACTGGGGCCTGCCCCAGAAGATCCAGCAGTCCATTCAGTTGCTCCTGTCCCACACTGACCAGCAGGCCCTGCCCTGGGACAGCACCGCCCTGGCCACTGTTGGTGTCTCCCAGCCTGCAGCCCCAGAGGCCAATGCGTCTACTGATCTTTTCTCACCCAACACAGCCCCAGTGTGGTACCCCACGCCATACTTGCTCACCAAAGCCAAGACAATATTGCAGAGCCACATCGACTCCAAATGTAGGCAGATCCTCCAGGGCACTGTCCCTGCCCTTGTGGCTAGCTCCTGGGACTATAGAATTCCTGGGGGCCTGGCAGTGGCTCCCTTACCCTGCATTCCAGAAAGCAAGCCTGGGGAGCTGCAGGCAGCAACTGATCCTGACCTACCTGGGGACGCTATTCCCTGGATGCCAACAGCCCTTGATTGCCAGCAACAGGCCTCACCAGATATCATCACTGAACACCCCAAGCTGCCCCGAGCCCTGTCCGAGGTAGCCATTGAGAAACTAGAGACGACTTTACGGCACAAATATTTGGCCTTCTTGTCAGGGCTGCCTACTCTTTATTATGTGGCTCTCTCCAGGGCCATGATCCCAGCAATCGCTAGTCAATGTACAATCACAGAGATGGTACCTGAGCCTGTCATGTGCCCAACAGAGCCTCAGACTCAGACAATCTCGTGTGAAGACCAGCGTATAGGTCCTGAGCCAGACTTTGAAGATCCCAATGAGACTTGTGCAGAGTTCCAGACTGAAGTGCAGGAGGAAGGTGCAATGGAGATAGTGCCTCCAGAGTGCCAGGAAGATCCTGTTAGCTCCTACTCGCTCAAGACAGCCATCTTGACCAAACTAAATTTCCATCTGAGAAAAAAGGCCCTGGAGATACAATTGGGAATTCCCATAAAGGCAAGGGAGTCCAGGGAACAAACTGTAGCAGTCCCAGAGAAGATATCCACAAAGGAGCCTCTTGAAGAGAGTCTGAACAGCCAAGGGAAAACATTGCTCCAGGAACTCCCCATCCCACCAGACGCTCCATATGCCCCAGACCCACAATTGTCCCACCTGAAAGAAAGGCTGGCCATTGAGCTAAAGGCTGTGCGGCAGAGCCAAAAGCAAGCTAGTTCCAGAGAAATACCCCATGGTTCTGCCCACTGGAACTCCAAGATCTCACAGCCCAGTGGGGACAGGACAGAGGCCCAGGTGCTTTGTGTTCAGATGGAAGCCAGAGTGAACAGCCCCAGCCTGGAGAAAGCATGGAGCCCTGAACCCCACAGCCCTGGCAAGAGCAAGGACTCAGACCAAATTTGCACGTTGACAGTGAAGAGAGAAGATCCAGGGAAACCCAAAACAGCAGGGGGCCATGGAGAAGGGGATGCAGGGTTTGGGCTCTACACAACTGGAGAAAAAAGACACCCTGCTGAAGACCAGAGGCCAGCAGGGACGCTTCTGAACAGGACACACCGAGGACCCCGGCGATGGAGCCATAGCTTACCTCGTGCTGTTCCCGATCAGCACAGCCCCCAGCATCACCCTCAGTTGAAGCTCCCAGAGCAACCTCCAGGAGtccctggggagaaagcatctgAAAAGAATGACCTGCAAGACAATCAAATCAAGCTAGGTGTCATCAGCAAAGCAGCAAGGATTCCTGAGACTGCCCAGTGTACGGTGCCCCAGGCTTCACAGACCCAGCCTTTCCTGGACCAGCTAATTCAGGGGAAGCCTCTGCATGGTCAGATTTTGCAGGGGCCAGTGACGGTAGCCCATGCTCACAAGAGCCCCAGCCTTCCAGAATCTGGCTTGAGAAATAAGATGAAACGCTTTCTGCACTGTATTAACCCCAAGGCGAAAGGCAAAGGGCACGAGGAGTCCATTCTTTCTGCAGCTGAGAAAGTagccaaaaccaggaaaaaaaatgttgaaaagatCTCAGCCACTACCAAAGACCCTGTGGTACGAGCTAAGTCCAAGAAGACAGCAGGGGACCCCAACTCCCAGTCTCCACGTACTGAGCTACAGGTGGGCCTGGCCTTGGATGGCCCTCAATCTCGAGACAATCAGCTCTGGCACTGCTCCCGTCAGGTCTGCTCTGCCTCAGGCCTGAGCCAATCCCGCCACTGCCCTCGGCACTTTCCTCGAGTGGCTTGTGCCTCCCAATCAGGTAATCTACCATAG
- the FAM205A gene encoding protein FAM205A isoform X3, with protein sequence MSMSSGSFENSMEQPSQQSRELSLASLTSTLSQLTDQESLTQTAAQSLSILSIQDYLAKHLNLGQGLPPSDVPRGIESVTSSRLEEPKVAVNHQKVKGNSETVQGNQGQQPLKSQVPLLPLNPELTNMTHPMALHMATVLPAHLPFLSPEVLRLLELHVRKWMHFQKWGLPRRVEESLRQLMPDPPLFHQPGNNHPVSFILNDISKASVEKLGTISHQTWGSCMTGQPIQAFWVSEWSITDPEQRHHRQQTSNSMALALPSPALKVLKGMCPLPQGHADDSGGHLQQKHSQLFCGHPSLHSESLVATFLGSQGLSTNRNMSRPPLHVPFLFNELSFLPLLPKTPPHSPPPSTPPPSRWASAPDHQQAQVSVPFLTLAECEALEWHLLQRQLQLQWGLPAVFQRTQYAHRAEHCDTDYCDTAQSPEAIDPPWPGKNISVLTRELLFFPDHARRLLEFHLQKQLIHHHWGLPQKIQQSIQLLLSHTDQQALPWDSTALATVGVSQPAAPEANASTDLFSPNTAPVWYPTPYLLTKAKTILQSHIDSKCRQILQGTVPALVASSWDYRIPGGLAVAPLPCIPESKPGELQAATDPDLPGDAIPWMPTALDCQQQASPDIITEHPKLPRALSEVAIEKLETTLRHKYLAFLSGLPTLYYVALSRAMIPAIASQCTITEMVPEPVMCPTEPQTQTISCEDQRIGPEPDFEDPNETCAEFQTEVQEEGAMEIVPPECQEDPVSSYSLKTAILTKLNFHLRKKALEIQLGIPIKARESREQTVAVPEKISTKEPLEESLNSQGKTLLQELPIPPDAPYAPDPQLSHLKERLAIELKAVRQSQKQASSREIPHGSAHWNSKISQPSGDRTEAQVLCVQMEARVNSPSLEKAWSPEPHSPGKSKDSDQICTLTVKREDPGKPKTAGGHGEGDAGFGLYTTGEKRHPAEDQRPAGTLLNRTHRGPRRWSHSLPRAVPDQHSPQHHPQLKLPEQPPGVPGEKASEKNDLQDNQIKLGVISKAARIPETAQCTVPQASQTQPFLDQLIQGKPLHGQILQGPVTVAHAHKSPSLPESGLRNKMKRFLHCINPKAKGKGHEESILSAAEKVAKTRKKNVEKISATTKDPVVRAKSKKTAGDPNSQSPRTELQVGLALDGPQSRDNQLWHCSRQVCSASGLSQSRHCPRHFPRVACASQSGNLP encoded by the coding sequence ATGTCCATGTCTAGTGGCTCTTTTGAGAACAGTATGGAGCAGCCTTCCCAGCAGTCTAGAGAGCTTTCACTGGCATCCCTAACCTCCACACTGTCACAATTAACAGATCAGGAATCCTTAACCCAGACAGCTGCCCAGTCACTCAGTATCCTCAGCATCCAAGATTACTTGGCTAAACACTTGAATCTAGGACAGGGACTTCCACCATCAGATGTGCCCAGAGGCATAGAGTCTGTGACTTCTTCAAGGCTTGAGGAACCTAAGGTTGCAGTGAACCACCAGAAGGTGAAGGGAAACTCTGAGACTGTCCAGGGGAACCAAGGCCAGCAACCTCTAAAATCCCAAGTTCCTTTGCTGCCCCTGAACCCAGAGCTCACTAACATGACACATCCTATGGCTTTGCATATGGCCACTGTCCTCCCTGCCCACCTGCCTTTCCTCAGTCCTGAAGTCCTGAGGCTTCTTGAGTTACATGTCAGAAAATGGATGCATTTCCAGAAATGGGGGCTCCCCAGACGTGTGGAGGAGTCCCTGAGGCAGCTTATGCCAGACCCACCACTGTTTCACCAGCCTGGAAATAACCACCCAGTTTCTTTCATCCTGAATGATATTTCTAAGGCCTCTGTTGAAAAACTTGGGACCATTTCCCACCAGACCTGGGGTTCATGTATGACCGGCCAGCCCATCCAGGCCTTCTGGGTTTCTGAATGGTCCATTACAGACCCAGAACAAAGACACCACCGACAGCAAACCTCAAACTCTATGGCTCTGGCCTTGCCCTCTCCAGCCCTTAAAGTCCTAAAGGGCATGTGTCCACTGCCTCAGGGACACGCTGATGACTCAGGGGGTCATCTGCAGCAGAAACACAGCCAGTTATTCTGTGGCCACCCTTCTCTGCACAGTGAGTCCTTGGTTGCCACCTTCTTGGGTTCTCAAGGCCTCTCCACGAACAGGAATATGTCCAGGCCCCCCTTGcatgttccttttcttttcaatgaGCTCTCCTTCCTGCCGCTGCTGCCAAAAACTCCACCCCACTCACCCCCTCCTTCTACCCCACCTCCCTCACGTTGGGCCTCTGCACCTGATCATCAACAAGCCCAGGTGAGTGTCCCATTTCTGACTCTGGCTGAGTGTGAAGCCTTGGAGTGGCACCTGCTGCAGAGACAGCTCCAACTTCAGTGGGGTTTGCCAGCTGTTTTCCAGAGAACTCAGTATGCCCACCGTGCTGAGCACTGTGACACAGACTACTGTGACACAGCCCAGTCTCCTGAGGCCATAGACCCTCCCTGGCCAGGGAAAAACATCTCAGTCCTCACAAGAGAACTCCTCTTCTTCCCAGACCATGCCAGGAGGCTGCTGGAATTCCACCTCCAGAAGCAATTGATCCACCATCACTGGGGCCTGCCCCAGAAGATCCAGCAGTCCATTCAGTTGCTCCTGTCCCACACTGACCAGCAGGCCCTGCCCTGGGACAGCACCGCCCTGGCCACTGTTGGTGTCTCCCAGCCTGCAGCCCCAGAGGCCAATGCGTCTACTGATCTTTTCTCACCCAACACAGCCCCAGTGTGGTACCCCACGCCATACTTGCTCACCAAAGCCAAGACAATATTGCAGAGCCACATCGACTCCAAATGTAGGCAGATCCTCCAGGGCACTGTCCCTGCCCTTGTGGCTAGCTCCTGGGACTATAGAATTCCTGGGGGCCTGGCAGTGGCTCCCTTACCCTGCATTCCAGAAAGCAAGCCTGGGGAGCTGCAGGCAGCAACTGATCCTGACCTACCTGGGGACGCTATTCCCTGGATGCCAACAGCCCTTGATTGCCAGCAACAGGCCTCACCAGATATCATCACTGAACACCCCAAGCTGCCCCGAGCCCTGTCCGAGGTAGCCATTGAGAAACTAGAGACGACTTTACGGCACAAATATTTGGCCTTCTTGTCAGGGCTGCCTACTCTTTATTATGTGGCTCTCTCCAGGGCCATGATCCCAGCAATCGCTAGTCAATGTACAATCACAGAGATGGTACCTGAGCCTGTCATGTGCCCAACAGAGCCTCAGACTCAGACAATCTCGTGTGAAGACCAGCGTATAGGTCCTGAGCCAGACTTTGAAGATCCCAATGAGACTTGTGCAGAGTTCCAGACTGAAGTGCAGGAGGAAGGTGCAATGGAGATAGTGCCTCCAGAGTGCCAGGAAGATCCTGTTAGCTCCTACTCGCTCAAGACAGCCATCTTGACCAAACTAAATTTCCATCTGAGAAAAAAGGCCCTGGAGATACAATTGGGAATTCCCATAAAGGCAAGGGAGTCCAGGGAACAAACTGTAGCAGTCCCAGAGAAGATATCCACAAAGGAGCCTCTTGAAGAGAGTCTGAACAGCCAAGGGAAAACATTGCTCCAGGAACTCCCCATCCCACCAGACGCTCCATATGCCCCAGACCCACAATTGTCCCACCTGAAAGAAAGGCTGGCCATTGAGCTAAAGGCTGTGCGGCAGAGCCAAAAGCAAGCTAGTTCCAGAGAAATACCCCATGGTTCTGCCCACTGGAACTCCAAGATCTCACAGCCCAGTGGGGACAGGACAGAGGCCCAGGTGCTTTGTGTTCAGATGGAAGCCAGAGTGAACAGCCCCAGCCTGGAGAAAGCATGGAGCCCTGAACCCCACAGCCCTGGCAAGAGCAAGGACTCAGACCAAATTTGCACGTTGACAGTGAAGAGAGAAGATCCAGGGAAACCCAAAACAGCAGGGGGCCATGGAGAAGGGGATGCAGGGTTTGGGCTCTACACAACTGGAGAAAAAAGACACCCTGCTGAAGACCAGAGGCCAGCAGGGACGCTTCTGAACAGGACACACCGAGGACCCCGGCGATGGAGCCATAGCTTACCTCGTGCTGTTCCCGATCAGCACAGCCCCCAGCATCACCCTCAGTTGAAGCTCCCAGAGCAACCTCCAGGAGtccctggggagaaagcatctgAAAAGAATGACCTGCAAGACAATCAAATCAAGCTAGGTGTCATCAGCAAAGCAGCAAGGATTCCTGAGACTGCCCAGTGTACGGTGCCCCAGGCTTCACAGACCCAGCCTTTCCTGGACCAGCTAATTCAGGGGAAGCCTCTGCATGGTCAGATTTTGCAGGGGCCAGTGACGGTAGCCCATGCTCACAAGAGCCCCAGCCTTCCAGAATCTGGCTTGAGAAATAAGATGAAACGCTTTCTGCACTGTATTAACCCCAAGGCGAAAGGCAAAGGGCACGAGGAGTCCATTCTTTCTGCAGCTGAGAAAGTagccaaaaccaggaaaaaaaatgttgaaaagatCTCAGCCACTACCAAAGACCCTGTGGTACGAGCTAAGTCCAAGAAGACAGCAGGGGACCCCAACTCCCAGTCTCCACGTACTGAGCTACAGGTGGGCCTGGCCTTGGATGGCCCTCAATCTCGAGACAATCAGCTCTGGCACTGCTCCCGTCAGGTCTGCTCTGCCTCAGGCCTGAGCCAATCCCGCCACTGCCCTCGGCACTTTCCTCGAGTGGCTTGTGCCTCCCAATCAGGTAATCTACCATAG